AACCTTTGCCAACGGTCTCGTCGGTGGATTCACCAAGATCCTGAAGAACGAGGGTGTCGGTGCTTTCTACTCTGGTTTCGGTCCCATTCTGTTCAAGCAGTACGTACCGGCTGTGTCCAAGCCAATATCCCCCACCTAACACCACACAGGGTTCCCTACACCATGGCCAAGTTCGTCGTTTTCGAAAAGGTCAACGAGGCAGTCTACACCGTCGTCGACAAGAGCAAGACCTCCTCCGGCATGCAGACCGTCTACAACTTGGGTTCCGGTCTCATGGCTGGTTTCGCCGCCGCCATCATCTCCCAGCCCGCCGACACCATGCTTTCCAGGATTAACAAGACCAAGGGTGAGCCCGGAGAGGGAACCACCAGCCGTCTGATCAAGATCGCCAAGGAGCTCGGTCTCCGTGGCTCATTCGGTGGTATTGGTGCCCGTCTCTTCATGGTCGGTACCTTGACTGCTGGTCAGTTTGCCATCTACGGTGACATCAAGAAGGTAAGACTCTATTTCCAGGATTTGCATAAAACGTACGCTAATTCGCTCCCCAGGCCCTTGGTGCTACCGGTGGTGTTGAGATTGCCAAGACCAACTAAATGTTTGTCGCGTGCGATGAGGAGTGGCGGAGGAGATGACACCAGGACAGCCATGGCGAGTCTCGATGTGGGCTTGTCATCACGCAAAAGTCTGTCTTTTTTGCATAATGGCTGGCATGGATTCGGTTTGATATCACACTTTATCTTCCATATGTGTTTGCGTTCCTTTGCAGCCTTCAAATTAGATCTTGCTTCGCTTTGTAGAGGGCGATATCATGTAACAGTACGATCGAGTAGGAATATATGCTGCAGAATAGACCCAACTCATAATCTTAGACTGGTGTTAGATGTGATGTATTGAGTGCGATGGGATGATATCATCACTATCTCATGGGATTTGGATTTGCCGTCTAATATATGTCTAGATTTACCATCTAATATATGTCCAGATTCTACCGTCTAACACATGTCGAGATCCTCTGATGCGTCTCCAGATACTGTCAAGTCTAGAACACCCCCCTACTTCCCATAAACATCCGCATCAAAGTTTGTAGGAAACTGCTCCCTGCCCTCGGCATCCCCCCTAACCCAAACACTAACACTCGTGCCCGAACACCTAAACACCCCGTACCCCTCCTCATCAATCTCAACCTCGCCCTCCTCCCACCCCAGCAAATCCGTCCACTTCTGCCCCGCATGCATCTCCCCCACGGCCATCTTAATCTCGCCCGGACCCGCATTACTCATCACACAAGCCAGACCAGCCTTCTTATCCCACGTACCCCTCCTTACAAAGCCGATGCAGTTTGCCTCGTTGAAGTAGTCTTCCTGATCGCCGTACGCGAAGAGTTTCCTTGCGAGAATCAAGTCTGCGAGTTTCCCGCCGCAGGACGCTGGTGTCTCGTGTGGTTCAGCGAGGCCGTAGAGGTCGCCGTAGAAGGGGCAAGGGTAGCCGTCACATCTGAGTAAGATGAGCGCATACGCGAGTGGTTTGAAGAAGCCCTCGATTTTCGTTTCCATGACCTGGCCGGGCTGGGTGTCGTGGTTGGTAACCACAGTCACGGCGTCCGTGGGGCGGATTTTCACAAGCGTGTTATCAAAAACCGTTCGCAAATCTGCGTTCTCGGTTGTTGATAAGGTGCCGAAGTTGTTCAGGAGCGGGGAGTCATAAAGGGCGAATTTATGCGCCATTTGGTCGAGCCAGTCACTCATGATTTGCACGTCTCCGGACCAGAATTCGCCGACGACGAAGATGTCGGAGCCGCATTGCTCGCGCAGGTTGTCGATCCATGTGTTTGTGAAGCGGGAGCTAAAGTGCTGGACGGCGTCGAGGCGGAAACCTTTGAGGCCGAGCTCTTTGGTTATCCACACACCCCAGTTTTTGACGTCTTCTTGCACTTCGGGGTGCGAGTAGTCGATGTCGGCGAACATCATGTAGTCTGCGTTTCCTTGCTCGTCATCGACAGAGGAGGACCAGCCTTTGTTGTCGCCGAGGATCTTGTAGATGGCCTTCTTTTCGTTGGCTTGGTTGTAGTCTGTGCCGGAGAAGTGCTCCCAGTGGTACTTTTGCGCGGAGTACTGGTCGCCGCGGCCGGGGAAGTCGAAGCCTAGCCATCCTTCTATCTCGTATGCTTCTCCGACTTCTTTGGTTCGGTCGTTTTGGTCGACTTCTACGACGCGGCATTTTTCTGTCCTGTCGGCTCCGGCTTTGTGGTTGAGTACAGCATCCCAGTAGAGACCTACACCGTTCTCCTTAGCCACTTTGGCTAGTTCAAGGAGCTCGTCTTTGGTGCCCCATTTCGTGCCTTTGCCACCCTTTTGGTCGAATTCACCAAGATCGTAGAGGTCGTAAATGTCGTAGCCGACACCCTTGGGGTTGGCGGCCTTGCAGCCAGGAGGCAACCAGATGTTGCTGATACCGATGGCCTTGAGTTTGGGGACTTGCTCGGCGAGGCGTTTCCAGTGTTTGTGGTCATCTGGAACGTTCCACTCAAAGCCCTGGAAGAGGGTTTCGTTCTCAGGTGTGGGTTTCTGTTCTGGGCAGTGTGAGCACCGAGTCATGAAAGGAGGGGTTCAACATGACATCTTCACCTACCTTCTGAAGTCATGATTGCGATTGGGTTATCGTTCTGTAGTCAGCACCCTATCTGAGTGTTCCAGGAATAAACGTATATCAAGAGTGAGAGTCAAAAGTAGATTGAGAAAGGATGTATTAAAGCAGATGGCAAATCTACCCGAATTCTCTAAGTGAGAAAAACTTTCCGAGTACCATGGTACGTATTTATGTCATTCCTACAACTGATAGCGCGCGCCCAAGCCTGAGTTTGCGTGGAACGGATCAGGTTTGTACGTATATCAAGTACCCTGCATCCGTGTTTGTTCCTAGGGTGCATTCAAGAGTTTTGTGAATGGTCTGGACACAAGTGGGTCCCGCGCTGTTCAACAATCACTAGCAATGACGTCAGCTTACATTTAACATCCCGCGGACCTGCGCAACGCGGCAGATGTATTTTGAAATGTGAAAGAGTGAATTGCGTCAAAGTTAGACAGTGACAGTACATTGTACGCGATTAAGCTCCGGACGGCAGTCGTCGATGCGGAGATTCTGTGAACGATCGTCGCTACTGACAGCGGGGGAAGTGCAGTACAGACTAGGCCGAATCAAGCAAGGTATGCTGCTCACTCCCGACCTCTCACTTGATTGGTATACAATGCGATGTATTGTTCATTCACTGTAAAGGCTTAGAAAAGTGGATGCGCTAGAAATTCACTACCTCGTCAATGTCCGGTGAGGCATGAATTCACTTCTGCATTGTTGCCTAGCGCGCTTCGCCACAAGCCCTTACCCTCTCTCATCAATTCTTCCTTCATTATCAGCTACCCTCTGACCACAACTATGGACAGAGCACTCAACAGTCAAGAACAAGAGAAGGTGCGCAGCGCACGCGCTAGTTTCTTCAACACCAGACAGCCAACTTCTACTTCTTCCTCGCAACCAGAGTCAACAAACTCGACCTCGACTAGTCAACCCCAAGTCAATAAACGAAGTCACCAAGAATACGACACTCAACCCATTACTACCACACCAAATAAGCGCACCAAGATGTCATTCTTCACTACCACAGCAAACAAGCGCGCCAAGATTTCATCCTTCAAGACTCCAAAGGAACCCATGGACGAGGCTGCATCGAAGAGCCAGATCATCGTTGACTTCTACGAACCCAACATCGGTGCCCCAGATAGCCTTGGTCGCACGCAGGCTGAGATCCTCCAATGGTCTGATGACCAACTGGAATCCTCTCACAACTACATCCAGATGCTCTTCCCACTTCCGGAGGGATCACCTTACAACAGCGCGGCACCAATAATCGATCTAGACGTCATGCAAGCCTTCCGATCGCGACCTGAGCTACGCCAGCAATTGCGTCTAAGCTTTGAGCGTATGCTCAAGTTCTACGGCTTTCGGGTCATAGACAAGTCGGATTATGAGATCAAGCAGACCCCCCATGAGTTCCGCCATCAGTTCAGCCATGAGTTCCACCATGGGTTCCGCAATTGGTCAGATGCTGAGATCCACCAAATTATTGGCACAGCATCCCCCGATTCATTGCTTGATACAGTGTCAGGCGTCGCCCGCCAGGAGACAGTGAACACTGGTCATAGAACGGCAGCAACACGAGACGAGGCAGAGCAACAGAAGACTGAGACATACACGGATGCCCCCATCGATGCGGATTCCTCTTCCACAAACGCAGAGCAAGATGTCGCTTCTCCAGACTCAATCCCGTACCACATCGTTTGCTCGCCTGATTGGGACGAGCAATCCAGGCACTGGAATGTGCACTTCAATCACAACCATCTCCGCATTACGCGCATCCTCCGCTGTCTCCGTATCCTCGGCCTGCAGGACGAGTACAATGCGTTCTTCACGGCACTTGAGCATATCTCCACCGACACATCCAACCGCATTAGCAATAGGAGCAAGGATTTCTGGTGGCTAGCTGTGACACGCCCGCTATACGAGGTACCTGACGGCAGCCgcatcaagtggctggaggACTGGGAGAAGGAGCAGAAGAATCTGAAGTCGGTTAGGTTCGACGAAGATATGGAGGATTCAGAGACGGAGGATTCGGAGACGGAGTAGATGGGTTGGGGTCAAGGGCGGTGTGGTGGCGCACAGCAAGATGTGTACATGCACGCAAGTGTCGATTGTGGTGGTATTCCCCAACTTTTCTCGGAGATATCTCGCTACCGGATTAGGGTAGTGGCTGTAGGCATAAACAGGTTTCTAAGCGTACCAAGACTCTCACTGTAAGCACGACCGTTTACCCCACCACGTGGTCAACAAGCATCATTCTTGGAAGGTTCTGACATTACCACGTTTGCACAGTTTGCCGGAAACGTGGTTTTCGGTTCTCTAGTCATGATATAGTGTCTTTAGACTTGCATTGTCTCGGGCGTTTCCATAGAAATGATAATGTAATCACTCTTGAACTCTGTCTTTTAGCAACATCATTACCAATTGTATTAATTATTGTAGTCTAAAAAGGTGGTATCCTTCAACAATCCAACTCACCTTGCCCAAGCCATAGGATTCAGCGAACCACGTAACCCACTCCTTCGCTTACAGATCCGTATACACCCTTGGCATCCGCCACACTCCTCGCCCGCACATGCAAAACACCACACCGACACTAACCAGCACCATTACCAGTTCAGAAAGCAGCTACAAAACTATAACCTAATATCCTCCACCAGAGAGAAACCCAGAACTGCACACAACTATAATCCCCCCCATTCCTCCCATTCTAACTAGCACAACCCTCACCCTCCCCTTCCCTCCCCAAGACCAACCTTCTCAATCAGTTGTTATCCACACTGCCACAACTACCCACCTCAAAAATACATCACACTTCCTGCCAAACTAAAAAAAAAAGGGCTGTCAGACTTGGCATCGTAAGCCACAGTCCTCACGGCCAAGACATGAGGCTTGATTACTACAACGATGAGATTGGACGGACGTTGTTGTCACGAGCGCTAGTTTGGCGGGAGGAAGGGTCTTATGATGGATGTTCTGTGGAGGATTTGAGGGGTGGAGGTGGGGTGGAAGAAgggagagaagaggagagGTGGTGTTAGTGGGTCACGTGCTGGGGGCTTATTGGTGTGTAGGATTATAGGAGGGAGACGGGGGGGTTGGGGGCTTGATAGGGAGATGTGGAGACGGTGGTGGAGGATTTGGAGGAAGAGAGGCGTAAGTTGCGTGTGTTGGGTGAACGGTGAGGTCAGCGTTATTGTGGGTGTTCAGTTGCCCAGTGAGTACGAGAGTGGCTTGGGTTTAGAGGGCGTAGAGGAAACCAGAGTAAGGCGTCCTGTAAGATGAATCCTACTGGAGTTAGCACAAGCACCTCCCATCGAGCATGGCTTGTCTAGGAATATTGTCCTGAGCGTAGTAACAAACCTATCGCATTGGCCTAACCTGCCTCACAACAAAGAGAACACTGCACCTAGCAGAAGTTGTAGTTAAGAAAATATCTCTCAAGCATCCTCAAATCACACAAAAACAAAACATGATCTTCACGGCTTTCTCCACACTGCCACAATGCTCGAAAAACAGGCTCATCAACACACGACCCACGCCAAAAATGCTTACACATACCCTCCTGCTCCCCATCACATTGGCGTCAAACGCCCACTCTTCATGTCCCCATGACTTCAATCGCCTGTTTTACACCGAAACAAGGCATATGTAGTTGATCCTCCTGATGTCAAGGGTGAGATCATGTGGGAGGTAGACCGTGGCGGGATCGAGTTGGGAGCTTCATTTGGGCAATTGCTGGTGGGAAGTTGGGTGGGAGTGTGGACTTGGTAATCAGCCAAGGCGTTTCTGGGGGTTGCGTAAAGAGGGTGTTGAGATGGTGTAGGAAGGTTAGGGGTTTGGGGGTGTGGGATATCGGTGTAAAGGGGAGGATATAAGGAGGGTTTGCGCTGGAGTAGAGATGGATTCATCAAGTATCTTCCTCTCTCTTGTACGCAAGCCAATCTACTCTCCAACAACCTTCCACCAGACCCAACACCACCATTCAAAATGCGTCCTCTCGCCTCCTTCCTCCTCACCCTCCTGTCCGCAACACCCACCCTCACCACCCCCCTCGCCTCCTCCCTAACCAAACGCGAAATCAACCCAAACACCGTCAACATACTCACCCCGGACCAACTAACCACCCAACGCACCGCCCTCCTCCTCGCCCAATCCGAAGAAGCCCGCGAAGCAATCCTGTTCCCCAACCCCCCCAGCGCCGCAAACGACACCTTCCAATTCCTCAACAACACCGTGCTCGCCCCCACAGGCGGAACAGTCTACCTCTCCACCGTGGCCAATTTCCCCGCGCTCGGCGCCACAGGTCTCGGCGCCGCTGTTGGTTTCGTGAACCCGTGTGGCCTCAACACGCCACACTGGCACCCGCGCGCGAACGAGTTTCTAACAGTAGTTCAGGGCACGTTGTTAGGTGTTGTGTTGTTGGAGAGTGAGAGCGGGTTTGGAAGTGTAGTTGGTGGGGAGGCGGTGGTCAAAGGGCCGTATACGCAGGTGGAAAGTACGTTGGCGAATTATACGGGTATGCTTTTTCCAAAGGGCTTGGTACATTGGCAGTTTAATCCAGAGTGTGAGCCCGCTGTTTTTGTGGCTGGGTTCGATAGTCCGGATCCGGGGCGTGCGGAGGCGGCTAGGGGCTTCTTTTCGGGCGAGCCGGATGAGGTGTTGAGGGCTAGTTTGGGGTATTCGGAGTTTATGTCTCCGGACCAGATTTCCGGGTTGAGGGTGGGGTTGACGAGTGATTTTACGGCTATTGTCGAGAGTTGTGCGAAGAAGTGTGGGATTCCTTATTTGCCGCCGGCGGAGACAAGTAGTGTGTTGCCGACTGGGGGGTATCCGACGGCTTCGGCTGGGTATCCGACTTCCTCGGGCGGATACTAGGGTGTGGTATGAGATTGGATGATTGGTTGAATCCCAATCGCTATAGGATGTGGAAGATGGGTGTGCGAAACTTGGAAGAGACCTTCCTTTGTACAAGGACATTCGTTTGACTCTGTTGTTGGATTCGGGTTAGTAATAGGTGGTAGTTAGACAACACGCTCGTTTCATCTTACCGTACCCGAGAAATCATTTGTGGAACTATCGCATCATGAATGGGAAGACACAAGAGATTGCGACTGAAATGACATGAACACAAACATATGATAAGACGAATACTGCTGCACACATAAATATCAGGTACAAACTTGTAATACCAACATCAGTCAAACCACTTGATTCCATATATACACTGCCTACGTGTATCCACTCGGCACCTAAGACCTCACGTCTAAAACTCAGAGATCATGTCACCCCTCCGCTTGCCGCGCATTTCCCACTTTCCCTAAACGCTCCTGTCAGCATATGATTCCCAAAGTTCCCCATTTACAATGCCTCTCGCATGCTTCACTCCCCTCTCCCTCTCTGCGTGTGCATTCATGAACTCACCTCAGTCATGTATCCGGCGGTGCCCAGAATACTCGGTACCAAGACCATGTAGGCGAAAGAGAGCCAAGCGGTTCGTCGCGTCCAGCGGAAGTACTTGTGGCGGTTGACAGTCATGTCTGCGCTGCGTTAGTCACCAATCTCCATGTCCTCGTAACCACCCCCATCTTCCACATCCTGCCGCCTCTATATCCTCTTCTCGCGACCGTATTCTCTTGGGGCAATGCTTCGATTCTCAGGGTGTGTAGGGTGTGAACGTACTGGCCCATTTGATGAGGGCGGGATCCGCGTGGATTACTGGTCGTGTTGTTAGCCATTGCGCCCACGTACTGCGTTGCCGATGTTTTGCATACTGCCGTGGTTGTGGCCCGCCATCCTGCGAATAGTTGGCTGCATGTTTGCGGTTTGTTTTGCGCGATTGGAGTGGTTGCGCTGGGTGGTGAGTTTGGTGTTGTAGAGGTGTGTATGCGATGAGGTCGGCGGATGCGGCAAATGCCGTTGAGGCTTGGCGTTTTGAGGTGGACGAGAATAGCAGTAAAGGCGAGGAACCGCAGGATAGCTATTTAGGTGCAAATAAACATTTACATGGCTGCTTTCTGCTACGTAGTTAGAAGACACTGAGATACTTAGATATCCAACATTCCCCGTCCGTAAAGCTAGAACAATGAAATCGCACCCATCGTCGCACCAAAAATCATCTAAACGTCACAACCAAGAGCCACACATTCACCCAACATCAACATCTCAACCCATGTAGTATGCACCCAAATCCATCACGATCCCCAAGCCAGATCCTTTCCTCCACCACCTCTTCGAACGCCCCATCGGCCCAACTCACACCCGGCCCTAACACTCAAACAACGCCCTGTCTCCGAGCGGGCAGCCAACCACCGACCAAAACCGATTTTGGCCGGAACCGCCGAAGCTTGTGACTTTGAATCGGCGGGCACGGAATTGCGCTGCAAAGAAAGAAAGAGCCTCGGTGCCGATTTACGATCTGATGATCTAACGTACATAAAGGTCTCGCGCCCGTCACTTTTTAGCTAGGCTAGTTAACCGGCGAACCTTGAACCTTTTTACATCATTAAACCAAAGAACCTTTCCTGCATAGGCTTatcgttgttgttgttgttgttgcaGGAGCGCTTTGGGAACAATCATGGCTGATCTATCCAACCAACAGGGTGCGAAGATTACCGTGCACTGGTATGTATGATTGCGACATTGAAGACGATGGTCTGCGTGCGACGACATGCAACAAGCCTCACCACCACATTATACCCTCCCATCCACACCCCCACCCCCGGATCCCCGCCCATCCCAAACTAACCCACCCCCTCCCAGGCTAAACAAATCCCGCGGCCAACGCATAGTCTGGCTCCTCGAAGAACTGCACCTAACCTACGACATCGCCGTCTACAAGCGCGACGCCAACAAGCGCGCGGGCCCCGAACTCAAAGCCATCCACCCTTTGGGAAAATCGCCCACGGTGAGCATCCGGCCCGCAGGCGCAGACAAGGACATTGTGATTGCGGAGAGCGAGGCGATTGTCGAGTACATCTGTGAGCATTTTGGGAGGCAGTTGATTCCGAGGAGGTATCCGGAGGGGAAGGAGGGGGTTGTCGGCGCGGAGACGGAGGAGTGGATGCGGTATAGGGTGAGTTTTTTGTTTTCTTTTTTTTGTTGTTTTGAGCGTTGGAATGGGGTggtgtatgtgtgtgtgtgctGAGTATATTCCATATTGTGGATGTACAGACGCACTCGTACAAATCACGTGCCAGCCTTCCCTCACCCCACACCCCAAACCCCCTCAAACCCCCTCCACCCCTTCAAACCAACTAACACAACCCCACAGTTCCTAATGGCCTACACCGAAGGCTCCCTCTTCACAATCCTCATAACCGCCCTAATAACCTCGACCCTAAAGTCCTCGCCCGTCCCCTTTTTCCTCAAACCCATCACATCCGCCGTCGCCAGCAAAATCGACTCTTCCTTCGTCGACCCCGAATTGAAGTCTCATTTCGATTTTCTCGAAAATTACCTCCTCGAATCGCCGTCACAAGGCAAATTCTTCTGTGGCGACGACCTCACGGCCGCGGATATCATGATTCATTTTGGACTGGAGGGTGCGTGTCAGAGGGTGGGGTTGGGGGAGAGCAAGTATCCGAAGCTGTATGAGTATATGAGGAGGTTGCAGGGGAGAGAGGGGTACGTTAGGGCGGCCAAGAGGGTGGAGGAGGTGAGTGGGGAGAAGTTTGTGCCGTTTAGTGATGCCAAGTTGTGAGGTTGTTGATGTGCTGAGAGGGAGGAGGGAGGGAGGGAGGGGTAGAATGGTGGTACGATTGTTCATGTTAGACGAGTTACGCACGGTATTTTCCATATTCATGCATACACATGTTTGCGGATCTGAAGAGTTATTATACATAGCATCAATTTTTTTATACAAATTCCAGTCTTTATCTACACACTCTCTCATACATCGCAATCAATATGCGCAACCAAACAACATGCAGTAAATGACCTCCCAAACCCAGTACAACGCTCCAAATAGGACTATTAACAATATAATAACGTCCCTCCCATGGTAATCCGCCGAGAAGATATGCCGATAAGAAATAAAACAAAGCCCCCAACGCCAATATACACATATGCATGACGAGCTTTCTTGAACAATTGTGTGAAATATCCATAAATATCCTGATCCCATGACAGCCATTTCATATCAGAGAAGAGGAAAAATTCGCAAATCGTGAGATATGATAAGAGTAAAGAACAGATATCCCGATCCAGTTGCCGTGTTTATTTCGTCTTCATTAAACCTCCCAAGGCTGGCGCTGGCGGTTCAAAGTACCATAACTAAGTGGCTCGTCTTCTTCGAGTAGGCTTTCCATGATGGATCCGACATCTGTGTTCGTAACGGTAATtgcgtcttcttcgtctaGCTTCTTGCGCATGCGGTAGACTTGCACAGTCACGTACGTCACCAGTGCGGAGCCAACGATGAAGGCAGAGGCTGCTAGGAAAATGTTCACGGGGATTGGGTTGCCTTCGAATAGACCCTTAGTCAATGCGTCGATACCCGTTTGCGAGAGGTTGACCATTCCGGAGACGCAGATGATTGTGCCGTAGACGCGGCCAAAGGTGGCAAAGCCAAAGACCTTGGTGGCGTAGTCGGACATGGCGGAATAGTAGAGAGGGCGCATGAAAACGAAGAGAATGACCCTGACGTAGCCGGCCCAGAGGGCGCAGATTGAACCGAAGATACCAATCGCGGTAATGATGATGACGAGAAGTAAGAGAACACCGGCTGTGCTGACGTTGTCGAGGAGAGCACCGAGGAATGGGGTGGCAACAACACCAGCGAGGGGTAGAGCTACGTCAAACAAGGCGTTGACCTTTTCGGCGAGCTCGACTGACCCAAGCATATAAGTGTACTGCTCGCGAATAGTTGCGATGAAGTAGTTCATGCGCACCATCTGGAGGACAGTCAGAAGTGTGAGCAGTATGAACCAGGGCGTCAACATCTGATCTTTGGCCGACTTGTTGTGCAGCGCTCCCCAAACACCAGACGCTTCGAGTCTTTGCTCTTCCTTTTCCTCCTTCATCTTTCGCCACGCTTCGTCGCCAATCAATTCGTCAAGCTTGCTCAATCGCTCCCTGCGGCGCGAGCTACGGGCCTTTCGGCGCTTCCAGATTTCATTGTCTGGCAACTCGTCATCGGAAGAATGCACGTCGCGCATCGGGTCTACAGCTTTATGGATCTTCATCTCAAGTTGTGCTTCAGTCTTGTAGTTCTCGGTCGGCAAAAACGTGAGTTGCGCAACCACGATTGCGGCTGGAACAATGAGATAGACGAGGAAGAACGTCTGTGGCTTGAATGTCCTGTCGCTAGCATCGTACATGAGCCTGTAAAAGAGAAAAACAGCAGCAGAGGCATCAAAGGCGCCAGTAACGAGCGCGACGATGCTGCCACCGTACTTGGGAAAGGCATTAGCAATCTGGAACGAAGGAAGGAAGACAAAGGTGCCTCCCAAGGCGAGGAAGAAGTTTCCAATTGTATATCCGTCAAACGTCTCAATCTGAAAAGCGAGACTCATTAGGATACTGCCGAGAGCGAGACAGAAAGAACCGAGGAGAAAGCAAATCTTGGGCCCATAGCGGTCGAGCAAGGTGCCGACGGGCAGGGCAGATACATTTGCCGTAGTGGAAGCCAGGGAAAAGAAGAAATTCAGGCGGAGATCCTGCTCGAAACACACTTCGACATCTGCATCGAGCTCATCGGGGGTACAAAGATTCCTGAAGACGCCTTCCTTGATGAGAATTGGCTTGAGGGCTGCAAAGCCAAAGACGATGCCGCTGGCAAACCAACAGGCAAGAACGGTTGCAATGACCTGTGCTGATTTCCTGTTAGTGGTGTGACTTGGCCGAAAGCGGAAAAAACTTACCGATACGTTTCGCAGTCGAGACTTTGTAGGGCGTCAGACCACCAGGCTCTTCGCCCGACACAGGTTCATCGGGCTTCGGAATGATATCGTAGCTGATGACTCTCCTCACGCTCTTGCCTGTGTTGCTCATGAAGCCGGCTCCTGAAATGGCGCTCTCGAACGATTGCCGACGTTCCGCAGCGTCCTGTCGGCTCGTCTGGCGGTCAATCGGCGGCAGGAACAAGTCAACCAGCGCCTCCTCGCGGTCGGTACCCTCCTGTTGGGTAACATGCTGGATCAGTGACATGAGAGCTCAGCAATTGATCTCGTTTGTCAAAAATGCAGGGCAGGAAAGGAGTCCGGGGAAGAGAATCGAAGGTTTAAGAGCTGTCGGGCTGTCGGTTCTCGAGCGAAAAGCGGGCAGTAGGCAGGTTAAATTGGTGGGCAGGTGCACCCTGACACAAGACCCACGATCTGGCCAGCCATCGCGGACATGACATGTCACATGCAGTCAAGTGCCGGAAAGGGGTGCCGTTGATCGCGTCGTGAAGACCAAGAGGTTGATAAAGCGAATACAAGCATGCAGTCGAGCATGCTGTCGGTTGCGGGACGCTGCATGCTTCGCTTGCTAGAAACGCCGCGAAATGTCCCAAAGTGTGCTCGTCGACTTTTTCGCCGTGATTGATTGGCCGCGGCGCTTTAGCCATAGCGGCATCAACCTTGCCCCAAGTCCCCTCAGCGCATCTTCGCGCATCTTCTACAACACGCAACCCAGCCAGCATCACGCATGGGCATCGATAAGGCATCAAGCAATCTTAACCGACAATCTCACTGATCTCACCTCTTACCGTGATGCTGCGAGATTGAGAGTACGGCAGGGATCACGACACAATGCCGTGCTTTTGCCTTGATCCCCGCAACCGACTACACCTCAATGGTTAGTCATGAACTATATTGCGTCACATATCGAATGAACTCCTGCTATCGGCATGGGCACACAAATCAGCTTGTATACACGTCAGCCAAAAACAACCGC
The sequence above is a segment of the Pyrenophora tritici-repentis strain M4 chromosome 3, whole genome shotgun sequence genome. Coding sequences within it:
- a CDS encoding glucan 1,4-alpha-maltohexaosidase precursor — its product is MTSEEQKPTPENETLFQGFEWNVPDDHKHWKRLAEQVPKLKAIGISNIWLPPGCKAANPKGVGYDIYDLYDLGEFDQKGGKGTKWGTKDELLELAKVAKENGVGLYWDAVLNHKAGADRTEKCRVVEVDQNDRTKEVGEAYEIEGWLGFDFPGRGDQYSAQKYHWEHFSGTDYNQANEKKAIYKILGDNKGWSSSVDDEQGNADYMMFADIDYSHPEVQEDVKNWGVWITKELGLKGFRLDAVQHFSSRFTNTWIDNLREQCGSDIFVVGEFWSGDVQIMSDWLDQMAHKFALYDSPLLNNFGTLSTTENADLRTVFDNTLVKIRPTDAVTVVTNHDTQPGQVMETKIEGFFKPLAYALILLRCDGYPCPFYGDLYGLAEPHETPASCGGKLADLILARKLFAYGDQEDYFNEANCIGFVRRGTWDKKAGLACVMSNAGPGEIKMAVGEMHAGQKWTDLLGWEEGEVEIDEEGYGVFRCSGTSVSVWVRGDAEGREQFPTNFDADVYGK
- a CDS encoding Opioid growth factor receptor (OGFr) region, whose translation is MDRALNSQEQEKVRSARASFFNTRQPTSTSSSQPESTNSTSTSQPQVNKRSHQEYDTQPITTTPNKRTKMSFFTTTANKRAKISSFKTPKEPMDEAASKSQIIVDFYEPNIGAPDSLGRTQAEILQWSDDQLESSHNYIQMLFPLPEGSPYNSAAPIIDLDVMQAFRSRPELRQQLRLSFERMLKFYGFRVIDKSDYEIKQTPHEFRHQFSHEFHHGFRNWSDAEIHQIIGTASPDSLLDTVSGVARQETVNTGHRTAATRDEAEQQKTETYTDAPIDADSSSTNAEQDVASPDSIPYHIVCSPDWDEQSRHWNVHFNHNHLRITRILRCLRILGLQDEYNAFFTALEHISTDTSNRISNRSKDFWWLAVTRPLYEVPDGSRIKWLEDWEKEQKNLKSVRFDEDMEDSETEDSETE
- a CDS encoding Gst, Glutathione S-transferase; the protein is MADLSNQQGAKITVHWLNKSRGQRIVWLLEELHLTYDIAVYKRDANKRAGPELKAIHPLGKSPTVSIRPAGADKDIVIAESEAIVEYICEHFGRQLIPRRYPEGKEGVVGAETEEWMRYRFLMAYTEGSLFTILITALITSTLKSSPVPFFLKPITSAVASKIDSSFVDPELKSHFDFLENYLLESPSQGKFFCGDDLTAADIMIHFGLEGACQRVGLGESKYPKLYEYMRRLQGREGYVRAAKRVEEVSGEKFVPFSDAKL
- a CDS encoding MFS transporter Fmp42 — translated: MSLIQHVTQQEGTDREEALVDLFLPPIDRQTSRQDAAERRQSFESAISGAGFMSNTGKSVRRVISYDIIPKPDEPVSGEEPGGLTPYKVSTAKRIAQVIATVLACWFASGIVFGFAALKPILIKEGVFRNLCTPDELDADVEVCFEQDLRLNFFFSLASTTANVSALPVGTLLDRYGPKICFLLGSFCLALGSILMSLAFQIETFDGYTIGNFFLALGGTFVFLPSFQIANAFPKYGGSIVALVTGAFDASAAVFLFYRLMYDASDRTFKPQTFFLVYLIVPAAIVVAQLTFLPTENYKTEAQLEMKIHKAVDPMRDVHSSDDELPDNEIWKRRKARSSRRRERLSKLDELIGDEAWRKMKEEKEEQRLEASGVWGALHNKSAKDQMLTPWFILLTLLTVLQMVRMNYFIATIREQYTYMLGSVELAEKVNALFDVALPLAGVVATPFLGALLDNVSTAGVLLLLVIIITAIGIFGSICALWAGYVRVILFVFMRPLYYSAMSDYATKVFGFATFGRVYGTIICVSGMVNLSQTGIDALTKGLFEGNPIPVNIFLAASAFIVGSALVTYVTVQVYRMRKKLDEEDAITVTNTDVGSIMESLLEEDEPLSYGTLNRQRQPWEV